One genomic region from SAR324 cluster bacterium encodes:
- a CDS encoding prolyl oligopeptidase family serine peptidase, translating to MKFLFAGLFLLLTTNSLWPAEPFFIDSWKILGPFMVAPRDGGTDHLLKYGGEENIIPNDSQVFYSEYADLGILKWEETSVDSDRVEINYEEIDWNASYARLGGVGLLNMGYAYTEINADSNQVALVSSQQIGGFYVNGRGYQGEPYYANYQRIAVPLRKGINRILVKFAGKHKRSFRFQIEPTELKALFLEDVTQPDLLDPEEKRILLAVPILNTTTRWLRDLTIELDSSPALKEKVYDIPPIPPLGVLKIPLEIELSGFSESFITVELILRDSEQEELSRIPIKLNRKSHTEPLKRTFLSSLDGSVQYYGIRYPEPYDPKQQYAVIFSLHGAGVEAIHLAGRYSSKNWAFVITPTNRRPYGFDWQDWGRLDFEEVFEEVMKEYPIDPDRVYLAGSSMGGQGVWHIGLHDPSRFAALAPQAGWTGFQHYSPFTMQKSQMFAAPDLLNVRNRVMQDSNNLYFLENLQHLPVVIIHGAEDRTVPPLHPRMFQKFLKEREFVVNYQELPEQGHWWDEPRSAGGGSDAVDNQEMLDFLKQQVRNRYPQQFNLRLFDLSINDTFYWIRVLSQKEALQQTKISVEVIGEEILLDTENVSAIEVDWGALNLPIQRITWNQQQYPISDASPMLLGPEPDAAAQLATKYPALKSVFFRPFVLVYGTQGKTPQQEMLLHRANQIAIRFWHKANGFVQVMADTEVTESIESEFNIVMLGNPESNLMIKKLLPHTPLEFTENGLRLEGKEYVGELAASIMYPHPQFPERMLAFFTGTTTEVEKLSLHFLPIYSGSGTPHYVVFDKTVRQYGWGSVHSAGFFNFKNRLP from the coding sequence ATGAAATTTCTATTTGCTGGTTTGTTCTTGTTACTGACCACTAATTCATTGTGGCCTGCTGAGCCTTTTTTCATTGATTCATGGAAAATACTGGGTCCCTTCATGGTGGCTCCAAGAGATGGTGGAACCGATCACTTGCTCAAATATGGAGGTGAAGAAAATATTATTCCCAATGATTCTCAAGTGTTTTATTCGGAGTATGCGGATCTAGGAATCCTGAAGTGGGAGGAGACCTCTGTAGATTCTGATCGAGTTGAAATCAATTATGAGGAGATTGATTGGAATGCTTCTTACGCTCGCTTGGGTGGAGTGGGCCTTTTGAATATGGGCTATGCGTATACGGAAATCAATGCTGACTCAAATCAGGTCGCTCTAGTGAGTTCTCAGCAGATTGGTGGATTTTATGTCAACGGCCGAGGGTATCAGGGGGAACCTTACTATGCGAACTATCAACGGATAGCCGTACCTTTGCGAAAGGGTATTAACCGAATCCTTGTTAAGTTTGCTGGAAAGCATAAGAGATCCTTTCGCTTTCAGATCGAACCTACCGAGCTTAAGGCTCTCTTTCTGGAGGATGTAACCCAACCAGATCTGTTGGATCCTGAGGAAAAGAGGATCTTGTTGGCTGTGCCCATCTTGAACACAACTACGCGCTGGTTGCGAGACCTTACAATTGAATTGGATTCCAGCCCAGCCCTGAAAGAGAAGGTTTATGATATCCCACCAATTCCACCATTGGGTGTCCTCAAGATTCCTTTGGAAATTGAATTATCTGGATTTTCAGAATCTTTCATTACTGTTGAGCTAATCCTCAGAGACAGCGAGCAGGAAGAGCTTTCACGAATTCCAATAAAATTGAATCGTAAGTCTCATACTGAACCACTGAAACGAACGTTTCTTTCCAGCCTAGATGGTTCTGTCCAATACTACGGTATCCGTTATCCGGAACCCTATGATCCAAAGCAACAATATGCAGTGATCTTTTCACTACACGGGGCGGGAGTGGAAGCAATCCACTTGGCGGGTCGATATTCCAGTAAGAATTGGGCGTTTGTGATCACTCCCACAAACCGCAGGCCCTATGGTTTTGATTGGCAGGACTGGGGACGTCTCGACTTTGAAGAAGTTTTTGAAGAGGTGATGAAAGAATATCCCATCGACCCAGATCGTGTTTATTTGGCAGGTAGTTCAATGGGGGGGCAGGGAGTCTGGCACATCGGCCTGCACGATCCTTCACGTTTTGCGGCATTGGCGCCTCAGGCTGGGTGGACGGGCTTTCAGCACTACTCGCCTTTCACGATGCAGAAAAGCCAGATGTTTGCTGCTCCGGACTTGTTGAATGTTCGAAATCGCGTGATGCAGGATTCAAACAATCTTTACTTTCTGGAAAACCTGCAGCATCTACCAGTAGTAATTATTCACGGAGCGGAGGATCGTACAGTCCCCCCATTGCATCCGAGGATGTTCCAGAAGTTCCTTAAGGAGAGAGAATTTGTGGTCAACTACCAAGAACTGCCAGAGCAGGGTCATTGGTGGGATGAACCACGTTCTGCAGGAGGAGGATCTGACGCCGTCGATAACCAGGAAATGCTGGACTTTCTGAAACAACAGGTTCGTAATCGATATCCTCAGCAATTCAATCTTCGTCTTTTCGACCTCTCGATCAACGATACCTTTTACTGGATTCGTGTTCTTTCACAAAAAGAAGCACTGCAGCAGACCAAAATTTCTGTGGAAGTGATTGGAGAAGAGATTTTGTTGGATACTGAGAATGTATCAGCAATAGAGGTTGACTGGGGTGCTCTAAACCTGCCGATTCAGCGGATCACTTGGAACCAGCAGCAATATCCGATCTCTGATGCTTCCCCAATGCTATTGGGCCCAGAACCAGATGCAGCAGCGCAACTAGCCACAAAGTATCCTGCATTGAAGTCTGTTTTCTTCCGCCCCTTTGTGTTGGTCTACGGAACGCAGGGAAAAACGCCTCAGCAGGAAATGTTGCTTCACCGAGCGAATCAGATTGCGATTCGATTCTGGCACAAAGCCAATGGCTTTGTGCAGGTGATGGCAGATACAGAAGTGACGGAATCCATTGAATCAGAGTTCAACATAGTGATGTTGGGCAATCCAGAATCCAATTTAATGATCAAGAAGCTATTGCCTCACACGCCCCTTGAGTTCACGGAAAACGGACTGCGCTTAGAGGGTAAAGAATATGTTGGGGAATTGGCTGCTTCAATCATGTACCCTCATCCTCAATTCCCAGAGCGGATGCTAGCATTTTTTACAGGCACCACCACTGAAGTGGAGAAATTGAGCCTCCATTTCCTGCCAATCTACTCAGGTTCAGGGACTCCGCACTATGTCGTTTTTGATAAAACAGTTCGTCAATACGGTTGGGGTAGTGTGCACAG
- a CDS encoding GDP-L-fucose synthase: protein MNKEAKIYIAGHRGLVGSAIQRTLSHQGYSNLIVRTRAELDLLNAEAVEKFFSREKPEYVFLAAARVGGIHANNTYPTEFLYENLQIQNHVMQNAWRVQVKKLLFLGSSCIYPRDCPQPIQEDYLLTGPLESTNRAYALAKIAGIELCQSLNRQHGTKFLSVMPTNLYGVHDNFHPENSHVLPALIRRIHEAKVKSLPEVVVWGTGTPRREFLLSDELAEACLHLMLHYDDGELVNIGWGEDQTIKELAETICEVVSYHGKLRFDPTQPDGTPRKVLDVSRLKALGWQPKITLREGLQQVYRWYCEEYEATR, encoded by the coding sequence ATGAATAAAGAAGCTAAAATCTATATTGCAGGTCATCGAGGATTAGTTGGCTCTGCTATTCAGCGAACTTTGAGCCACCAGGGATACAGTAATTTAATTGTGAGAACACGGGCAGAACTGGACCTTCTGAATGCAGAGGCAGTAGAGAAATTTTTTTCTCGGGAGAAACCCGAGTATGTATTTTTAGCAGCAGCCCGGGTCGGTGGCATTCACGCCAATAACACTTATCCAACTGAATTCCTCTATGAAAACTTACAGATTCAAAATCACGTTATGCAGAATGCTTGGCGAGTTCAGGTGAAGAAGTTGTTGTTTCTAGGAAGTTCCTGCATTTATCCAAGAGACTGCCCTCAACCAATTCAAGAGGATTATCTGTTGACAGGGCCGCTGGAGAGTACGAATCGAGCTTATGCCTTGGCCAAGATCGCTGGTATTGAACTCTGTCAGAGCTTAAATCGACAGCATGGAACCAAGTTTCTGAGCGTGATGCCCACGAATCTCTATGGTGTTCACGACAACTTTCATCCGGAGAATTCCCATGTGCTGCCTGCACTAATCCGGAGAATTCATGAAGCCAAAGTGAAGTCCTTGCCCGAAGTGGTTGTCTGGGGTACGGGGACTCCAAGAAGAGAGTTTCTTCTCTCGGATGAATTGGCAGAGGCATGCTTACACTTGATGTTACATTACGACGACGGAGAGTTGGTGAACATTGGCTGGGGTGAAGATCAGACCATCAAAGAACTAGCAGAGACTATCTGTGAGGTAGTCAGCTATCACGGTAAGCTGCGTTTTGATCCAACACAGCCAGATGGCACTCCTCGCAAGGTTTTAGATGTAAGTCGCCTCAAAGCACTGGGATGGCAGCCCAAGATTACACTGAGGGAGGGCTTACAGCAGGTTTATCGCTGGTACTGTGAGGAATATGAAGCTACCCGATGA
- a CDS encoding bifunctional diaminohydroxyphosphoribosylaminopyrimidine deaminase/5-amino-6-(5-phosphoribosylamino)uracil reductase RibD, translating into MKLPDEYWMQQAIQLGETVRGKTGDNPHVGCVLVEKDQLLVKGWTHPPGQHHAEAHAIHQAQELGLDFSKLTLYCTLEPCSFVGRTPSCAKTISEVGIRYVVVGFRDPHPRVNGAGISNMRSAGVEVKEGLCVDEIRESLRDWLRRFEE; encoded by the coding sequence ATGAAGCTACCCGATGAATACTGGATGCAGCAAGCAATTCAACTTGGGGAAACAGTTCGAGGCAAGACAGGAGATAATCCCCATGTAGGGTGTGTCTTAGTTGAGAAGGATCAGCTACTTGTCAAAGGATGGACTCATCCTCCTGGTCAGCATCACGCTGAAGCCCATGCTATTCATCAAGCACAGGAGTTGGGGTTGGATTTTAGCAAGCTGACTCTATACTGCACTTTGGAACCCTGTTCGTTTGTAGGACGAACTCCTTCTTGTGCAAAAACAATTTCTGAGGTTGGTATCCGCTACGTGGTAGTCGGTTTCAGAGATCCTCACCCAAGAGTCAACGGTGCAGGAATTTCGAACATGAGAAGCGCTGGCGTGGAGGTGAAAGAAGGGCTTTGCGTTGATGAAATTCGCGAGAGTTTGCGAGATTGGCTGAGACGCTTTGAAGAATAA
- a CDS encoding hemolysin family protein produces the protein MTLLIVFVAMALGISFVCSIAEAVLLSITPAYVALLQEKGKRSGGMLFQLKENVDRPLTAILTLNTVANTVGAAGVGVQATQLFGDEYLGVASGALTLMILIFSEIIPKTMGAAFWRTLAPTVGYFIKYLVLILLPFVWLAEFLTRGMKQHRELTGFSREEFASMAELGIKEGQLEESESRILRNLFRFRSSYAEDIMTPRTVVFSLEENLTVDEYFTLHPQNPFSRIPIYQKHPDQVTGYVLKNDIIMAQAQDRPQTRLSDFRRQVVVTRYNATIAEVFDLMISKREQLALVVDDDWGTMVGVVTMEDVVETLLGLEIVDEDDKNEDMQVLARRLWERRARAMGLQLDDKEDSPSRQEPQGAS, from the coding sequence ATGACCCTTCTAATCGTTTTTGTAGCAATGGCATTAGGAATCTCCTTTGTCTGCTCCATTGCCGAAGCCGTCTTACTCAGCATCACTCCGGCCTACGTTGCTCTTTTGCAGGAAAAAGGGAAGCGCTCTGGAGGGATGTTGTTTCAACTGAAGGAAAATGTGGATCGGCCGCTCACCGCCATCCTGACCCTGAACACCGTCGCCAACACGGTAGGAGCCGCTGGAGTTGGAGTTCAAGCAACTCAACTTTTTGGTGATGAGTATCTTGGCGTTGCCTCGGGAGCTTTGACGCTGATGATTCTGATCTTCTCAGAAATCATTCCCAAAACAATGGGAGCTGCTTTCTGGAGAACCTTGGCCCCGACTGTAGGTTACTTCATAAAATATCTAGTTTTGATTCTCCTACCCTTCGTCTGGCTCGCAGAGTTTCTGACACGCGGTATGAAGCAGCATCGTGAGTTGACTGGTTTCAGCCGAGAAGAGTTCGCCTCGATGGCTGAACTTGGTATTAAGGAAGGCCAACTCGAAGAGAGTGAATCAAGGATTCTTCGCAATCTCTTTCGTTTCCGCTCCTCCTATGCGGAAGATATCATGACCCCCCGGACTGTTGTGTTCTCCTTGGAAGAAAACCTGACAGTGGACGAATATTTTACACTGCATCCCCAAAATCCCTTCTCACGGATCCCGATCTATCAGAAGCACCCTGATCAAGTGACAGGATATGTGCTTAAAAACGATATCATCATGGCCCAGGCCCAAGACAGGCCCCAGACTAGGCTCAGTGATTTCCGACGGCAGGTGGTAGTGACACGTTACAATGCTACCATCGCCGAGGTTTTTGATCTGATGATCAGCAAGCGGGAACAACTTGCTTTGGTGGTTGACGATGATTGGGGAACAATGGTCGGAGTTGTGACAATGGAAGATGTCGTTGAGACCTTGTTGGGCTTAGAGATCGTTGATGAGGACGACAAGAATGAGGACATGCAGGTGCTAGCTCGTCGTCTATGGGAAAGACGTGCCCGAGCTATGGGATTGCAGTTGGATGACAAGGAAGATTCACCTTCTCGTCAAGAACCTCAGGGTGCTTCTTAG